In Molothrus aeneus isolate 106 chromosome 3, BPBGC_Maene_1.0, whole genome shotgun sequence, a single genomic region encodes these proteins:
- the AKAP12 gene encoding A-kinase anchor protein 12 isoform X2 encodes MLGTVTMAVGQTEHSSVTVKEDTETMETNPSDSGTTDSVDAEKEDAHSIKQLPALEEVAEDQVAEPQSYDLGFKKVFKFVGFRFTVKKEKTGKSEPVQLLTVKKETKVPEGADDEKEVASEETAVPEDVLSVEDNTKDTLKNEKTEDESPKISEATEICSQPVALATETASPLRKLFTQGWTGFRKKKSFRKPKEDEQQSPVKEEEIEKEETTLTTEISEKEEKSESEKQDEERNVTAVTVEAHEKEQTEGEMQESEKTLAATGVEGSEKKEVVKHDEEGQKEDPAAVKESAEVKKDDQERKLVEVPENLGKEEEKTEEGEKEGEVTEKPLKTKSVVPLVTDSVNGELITSSEGLPVGEKLESMEKCERDDRTEIASEETCETGSVAMEISSDQRRKSEGKEGSKHALLGKETLDEKTEEAELKMSPTAEDVAQGEALDRTTEKKESKEHETKSTLLSSTSEEPVDTEDNQQSVKPADEGLQGKPGTDTTDTVKQDETTMEVTSEEAAGKRPPEGITNEAELLSSQEKTKLQGSPLKKLFTGTGLKKLSGKKQKGKREESKLGEQGEPIQHLSDSPDSPEEQKGESSASSPEEMNEIPSLEKSADGMQVTESEDATITDVERKREIVTPWASFKKMVTPKKRVRRPSESDKEEEIDKTKNVAVSATENVADENQGEIQENGIDQKPEKITEEPRRKVDTSVSWETFICVGSSKKRARKSSSSDEESQKVEESGQSKETATDAVLTSSQESDQGQGNSSPEQAGSPSESEGISTWESFKRLVTPRRRSKTRMEERSEDSVVGSSLEHSTSDGEPGKDESWVPFRKLMPGRRKKKSDGKPEPAHLKQAREDMAETAEEDSDVPAVVPLSEYEAAEQEKMEAQRAKDAEATREQTSEEERAEKETLKTGQGSEGLIHAVAVTTVEEERAVSSIEERSPSWISAALTECIEQVREEEEKETQKTAEPGVTVEDAVVAAETVPETRKDVSDDTTASELELTSEAVTALETAEASCAEETMEVSLAEETTEMVSAVSQLLETPDTTEEATPVQEVEATEQNLKELDKQTQKVLHEVAERVKSDVAQPVTEGAVTETIITTVQGPESEAKGATKDGNAVGQETVLLEQSLEKEHKEDGSQPLQSAGSIQGQNRVEESVLPEGSEKSEIPSVMEESTDGCQGYVEDHKEVNEVQMTTEETLSHDKEFHSIKATTPKEELLANQEPSEQEKLPITELTQDETRDECAPEGKPAVQDKTEDETSSLGLTAEKLEGEGRTLTVGSECTEAVVTVETEKQDGAPDSEEQVCTKGVPSRTPAQREEDDAVHSGVKSTEVTVPEVLLQSQGKASAFPSKTVGSEAAADAEQSMSNGCDRDIAAKDSVPVTEPQCRDKTTETPSKSDEVEGAVLKSETLLESTSIVAEAPVQIKADGASNLSSACPEIVENGSAVITDKSPKKCETPSSLAGEETVGKGQELVETLNCQGFQKEDKKNEQLLDGAKEVFEYGKQEAVRHDECSTAVQQEEGSDSAFPQAEGLGALKTPVALAAAAGGEHVVAETATCTDVTAKTVHLATTPEQMASEEVPVINTDCSGCGTAELGSVETPKPGVTCASMNGVSEEQEWPQSTGQAEHNGIPSSHSLSPSHPEFQKHVIQSVIIESQSTKIVLNAIQSAVHKLAETEESAALESEESIKSIGKSPSDKIVPELLGSTQVDQQLPVKEEEIQSKEQELKQTGIVKTATLTESAEIHATVEKKDMPSISEMLKDGQSQNSLTVVTSPEEISRGSVRLQESTLEQSTSEDSTKDTLDIDTPKLREKEVGYIMEISDQHTGQQTCRESEEQLYHPPMEDGKTQMWEDDSCQEGTSCDRQSQNSVALTP; translated from the exons ATGCTGGGGACAGTGACGATGGCGG TTGGACAAACAGAACATTCCAGTGTAACTGTGAAGGAAGACACTGAAACTATGGAGACAAATCCATCTGACTCGGGCACCACAGACAGTGTAGATGCTGAGAAGGAGGATGCTCATTCAATTAAGCAGTTGCCAGCTTTGGAAGAAGTTGCAGAAGACCAGGTGGCAGAGCCACAGTCTTATGATCTGGgttttaaaaaggtttttaaatttgTTGGGTTCAGATTCACAgtgaagaaggaaaagacaggaaaatcaGAACCAGTTCAGCTGCTTACtgtgaaaaaggaaacaaaggtcCCTGAAGGAGCTGATGATGAAAAAGAAGTTGCCTCAGAAGAAACAGCAGTGCCTGAGGATGTACTCTCTGTAGAAGACAATACCAAAGATACACTGAAAAACGAAAAAACAGAAGATGAATCTCCTAAAATATCAGAAGCAACTGAGATTTGTTCTCAGCCAGTTGCCTTAGCCACTGAAACTGCATCACCATTAAGAAAACTTTTTACTCAAGGGTGGACTGgatttagaaaaaagaaaagttttaggAAGCCTAAAGAAGATGAACAACAGTCTCCTGTGAAAGAAGAGGAGATAGAAAAAGAGGAGACAACATTAACAACTGAAATCAgtgaaaaggaggagaaatcaGAGTCTGAGAAGCAAGATGAAGAGAGAAATGTGACAGCAGTAACTGTTGAAGCGCATGAAAAGGAGCAAACTGAAGGTGAAATGCAGGAGTCAGAAAAGACTCTGGCAGCCACAGGAGTAGAAGGAAGTGAAAAGAAAGAGGTAGTCAAGCATGATGAGGAGGGACAAAAAGAGGACCCAGCAGCTGTAAAAGAAAGTGCAGAGGTAAAAAAAGATGATCAAGAAAGGAAACTGGTGGAAGTCCCAGAAAATCTTggtaaagaggaagaaaaaactgaagaaggagagaaagaaggtGAGGTGACAGAGAAACCACTAAAAACAAAGTCAGTGGTACCTCTTGTCACTGACAGTGTGAACGGAGAATTGATAACGTCCTCAGAAGGCCTACCTGTGGGAGAAAAACTGGAGTCAATGGAAAAGTGTGAAAGAGATGACAGAACTGAAATAGCCTCTGAAGAGACATGTGAAACTGGATCTGTGGCAATGGAAATTTCTAGTGATCAGCGTagaaaatctgaaggaaaagaaggaagtaaACATGCTCTACTTGGGAAAGAGACATTAGATGAAAAAACAGAGGAAGCAGAATTAAAAATGTCACCCACAGCAGAAGATGTTGCACAGGGAGAAGCTCTGGATAGAAccacagagaagaaagaaagcaaagaacaTGAAACAAAGTCAACTCTACTCTCTTCTACTTCTGAAGAACCCGTTGACACAGAGGATAATCAACAGTCAGTCAAACCTGCTGATGAAGGACTACAGGGAAAACCTGGCACAGATACAACTGATACTGTCAAACAAGATGAAACAACCATGGAAGTAACTTCTGAAGAGGCAGCTGGAAAGAGACCTCCAGAAGGTATCACAAATGAAGCAGAACTCCTGTCTTCACAAGAAAAGACTAAATTACAAGGTAGCCCTTTAAAGAAACTCTTTACAGGTACTGGATTGAAAAAACTGTCtggaaagaagcaaaaaggTAAAAGAGAAGAATCTAAGTTAGGGGAACAGGGTGAGCCAATTCAGCACTTATCAGATTCCCCAGATAGCCCAGAGGAACAAAAGGGGGAGAGTTCTGCTTCTTCTCCTGAGGAGATGAATGAAATTCCCTCTTTAGAAAAATCCGCAGATGGAATGCAGGTCACTGAAAGTGAAGATGCCACAATTACAGATGTGGAGcgaaaaagagaaattgttaCACCTTGGGCATCATTTAAAAAGATGGTGACTCCCAAGAAACGTGTCAGAAGGCCCTCTGAAAGTgataaagaagaagaaattgatAAGACAAAGAATGTTGCAGTATCTGCAACTGAAAATGTTGCTGATGAAAATCAGggagaaatacaagaaaatggGATTGACcagaaaccagagaaaattACAGAAGAGCCCAGAAGAAAAGTTGATACCTCTGTCTCCTGGGAAACTTTTATATGTGTAGGTTCTTCAAAGAAAAGAGCCAGGAAGTCATCATCATCTGATGAAGAAAGCCAAAAAGTAGAAGAGTCCGGACAGAGCAAAGAAACAGCAACAGATGCAGTTCTTACTAGCTCTCAGGAGAGTGACCAAGGACAAGGGAATTCTTCCCCAGAGCAGGCTGGAAGTCCATCTGAAAGTGAAGGCATTTCAACATGGGAATCGTTTAAAAGGTTAGTTACTCCAAGAAGGAGATCCAAAACCAGAATGGAGGAGAGAAGTGAAGACTCTGTTGTGGGTTCTAGCCTGGAGCATTCAACATCGGATGGTGAGCCTGGAAAAGATGAATCATGGGTTCCATTTAGAAAACTGATGCCTGGGCGCAGGAAGAAAAAGTCAGATGGAAAGCCAGAACCAGCTCATCTTAAACAAGCAAGAGAAGACATGGCAGAAACAGCTGAGGAAGATTCTGATGTTCCAGCTGTTGTTCCTTTATCTGAATATGAAGCAGCAGAACAGGAGAAAATGGAAGCTCAACGAGCGAAAGATGCTGAAGCGACGAGAGAACAAACCTCAGAGGAAGAGAGAGCAGAAAAGGAGACCCTGAAGACGGGGCAAGGATCTGAAGGGCTGATACATGCAGTTGCTGTTACCACTGTGGAAGAAGAAAGGGCAGTGAGCAGCATTGAGGAGAGGTCACCATCATGGATATCTGCTGCTCTAACAGAGTGCATTGAGCAGgtgagagaagaggaagagaaagaaactcAGAAAACAGCTGAACCAGGTGTTACTGTGGAGGATGCAGTGGTAGCTGCTGAGACAGTGCCAGAGACTAGAAAGGATGTAAGTGATGACACCACAGCAAGTGAGCTGGAGCTAACCTCTGAAGCTGTGACTGCTCTGGAGACAGCAGAAGCTTCCTGTGCTGAAGAAACTATGGAAGTGTCCCTTGCTGAGGAGACAACTGAGATGGTTTCTGCTGTTTCACAGTTGTTAGAAACCCCAGATACTACAGAGGAAGCTACACCGGTTCAAGAAGTAGAGGCCACTGAACAAAATTTGAAAGAATTGGACAAACAGACACAAAAAGTTCTTCATGAAGTTGCTGAAAGAGTAAAATCAGATGTAGCACAGCCTGTTACTGAAGGAGCTGTGACAGAAACTATAATTACAACAGTACAGGGACCTGAGTCAGAAGCGAAAGGGGCTACTAAAGATGGGAATGCTGTCGGCCAGGAAACCGTTCTGCTTGAACAGTCCTTGGAAAAAGAACACAAAGAGGatggctcccagcccctgcaaaGTGCAGGGAGCATTCAGGGCCAAAACAGAGTTGAAGAGAGTGTATTACCTGAAGGTTCAGAGAAAAGTGAAATACCTTCTGTGATGGAAGAAAGCACAGATGGATGTCAAGGATATGTAGAAGACCATAAAGAAGTAAATGAAGTGCAGATGACAACAGAGGAAACTTTATCACATGACAAAGAGTTTCACAGCATCAAAGCCACCACTCCCAAGGAAGAGCTGCTTGCAAACCAGGAGCCTTCAGAGCAAGAGAAACTGCCCATTACAGAGTTGACACAGGATGAGACAAGAGATGAATGTGCTCCAGAAGGAAAGCCTGCA GTTCAGGACAAGACAGAGGACGAAACTTCATCCTTGGGGCTTACAGCTGAAAAACTTGAAGGAGAGGGCAGAACGCTCACTGTGGGATCAGAGTGCACAGAAGCAGTTGTCACTGTTGAAACTGAGAAACAAGATGGAGCTCCTGACTCAGAAGAGCAAGTTTGTACTAAAGGAGTTCCTAGCAGGACACCTGCCCAGAGAGAGGAAGATGATGCTGTGCACAGTGGAGTAAAAAGCACAGAAGTCACTGTTCCTGAGGttctcctgcagagccagggaaaaGCCTCTGCCTTTCCTTCAAAAACAGTTGGctcagaagcagctgcagatgCTGAGCAGAGCATGAGCAatgggtgtgacagggacatTGCAGCAAAAGAttctgtccctgtcacagagcCACAATGTAGAGACAAAACAACTGAAACCCCCTCCAAGAGTGATGAAGTGGAAGGTGCTGTGCTCAAATCTGAAACACTGTTGGAGAGCACTTCCATCGTTGCTGAGGCTCCCGTGCAGATTAAAGCAGATGGGGCATCTAATTTATCATCAGCATGCCCAGAGATTGTTGAAAATGGAAGTGCTGTTATCACTGATAAAAGTCCTAAGAAATGTGAAACACCCAGCAGCTTGGCTGGAGAAGAGACTGTGGGAAAAGGACAAGAACTTGTAGAAACCTTGAACTGTCAAGGTTTCCAGaaagaagataagaaaaatgAGCAATTGCTGGATGGAGCCAAAGAAGTATTTGAATATGGAAAACAGGAAGCTGTGAGACATGATGAATGTTCAACTGCTGTCCAGCAAGAGGAAGGCTCTGACTCAGCCTTTCCACAGGCTGAAGGCTTGGGGGCTCTGAAAACACCTGTGGCTctagcagctgcagcaggtggagAGCATGTCGTGGCAGAAACTGCAACATGCACAGACGTGACAGCCAAAACTGTACACTTGGCTACTACACCAGAGCAAATGGCTTCTGAAGAGGTCCCAGTTATTAATACTGACTGTTCAGGCTGTGGGACTGCAGAGCTTGGTAGTGTGGAGACACCCAAGCCTGGAGTAACTTGTGCTTCCATGAATGGAGTATCAGAGGAGCAAGAGTggccccagagcacagggcaagCTGAACACAATGGCATTCCTTCCAGTCACAGTCTGTCTCCCAGCCACCCTGAATTTCAGAAGCATGTTATTCAGTCTGTGATCATAGAGTCCCAGAGCACAAAAATTGTATTGAATGCCATCCAGTCAGCTGTTCACAAACTTGCAGAAACAGAAGAGTCAGCTGCCCTTGAGTCAGAGGAGAGCATTAAGTCCATAGGGAAAAGCCCATCAGATAAAATTGTACCTGAACTTCTGGGAAGTACACAGGTAGATCAACAGCTTCCAGTAAAAGAGGAAGAGATACAAAGTAAGGAACAAGAGCTCAAGCAAACAGGAATAGTGAAAACTGCTACCTTAACTGAGTCTGCAGAAATCCATGCaactgtggaaaaaaaggaCATGCCTTCAATTTCTGAGATGCTGAAAGATGGGCAAAGTCAGAATTCTTTAACAGTTGTGACAAGCCCTGAAGAAATTTCAAGGGGAAGTGTGAGACTTCAGGAATCAACCCTAGAACAAAGTACTTCAGAAGATTCAACCAAAGACACCCTAGACATAGACACACCAAAATTAAGGGAAAAAGAGGTTGGGTACATTATGGAAATCTCAGACCAGCATACAGGACAGCAAACATGCAGAGAAAGTGAGGAACAGCTATATCATCCTCCAATGGAAGATGGGAAAACACAAATGTGGGAGGATGACAGTTGTCAAGAAGGAACATCTTGTGATAGACAAAGTCAGAACTCAGTGGCTCTGACGCCTTGA